The Neochlamydia sp. S13 DNA segment CCAGGCAAAGCTAAAGAGTTTCGTGATCTAAAACCTACCCGGCGTCTTGAACCCACTCGAGCATTTGATGCACGTGATCGACAAGGCTTGCGAGCAGACGATGATACTTCTCAATGGAGAAAAAAACGCAACAGACAGATCAAGCAAGTTCAGGAAGATACCACTATTCGGCCTACTGCGCTCAAAATTAGAACGCCTATTAGCATTAAAGATTTGGCTGCTGAAATGAAGTTAAAGTCCTCCCAGCTAATCTCTAAATTGTTCATGCAAGGGCTTGTCGTTACCCTTAATGATCTGCTAGAAGATGAGACCACTATTCAACTACTAGGTCATGAATTTGGATGTGAAATTAGCATTGACACCTCGGAAGAAAAAAGGATCCGCATTACTGACCAAAGTGCTAGCGAAGAGATCAAACAAACATCTCCAGAAAAGCTACACATCAGGGCACCTGTGGTTGCCTTTATGGGACATGTAGACCATGGCAAAACCAGCTTAATTGACGCAATAAGAAGCAGCAACCGTGCAGCTGGCGAAGCAGGAGCTATTACTCAACATATCGGAGCGTTTAAATGTCAAACGGCGGTTGGAGAGATTTGCATCCTTGATACCCCAGGACACGAAGCCTTTTCAGCTATGCGTGCCCGCGGTGCGGATGTCACTGATATCGTCGTGTTAGTCGTAGCAGGTGACGAAGGCCTTCGCCAACAAACAGTGGAAGCCATCCAGCATGCTCGTGAAGCAAAAGTCACCATCGTAGTAGCTATTAACAAATGTGATAAGCCTAATTTTAATGTTGAAAATGTCTACCGCCAACTTGCAGAGCAAGAACTTCTCCCAGAAGCATGGGGCGGGCAAACTATTACTGTTAATTGCTCCGCAGTCACTAAAGAAGGAATTAACACGCTGCTAGAAATGTTGGCCTTGCAAGCAGAAGTGTTGGAACTGCGTGCAGATCCTACTAACCGGGCGCGAGGGCGTGTCCTAGAATCTGAAATGCATAAAGGCATGGGCGCTATGGCTACTATGCTGATTCAGAATGGAACTTTAAAAATAGGCGACTCTCTTGTATTTGATCAATACTGGGGACGTGTTAAAACTATGCAAGATGAATACGGCCATAATATTCAGCAAGCGGGACCTTCAACGCCTGTAGCCATTACAGGTCTTTCGGGTCTTCCAGAAGCAGGCCAAGAGTTTATTGTAGTTAAAAATGAAAAAGAAGCTCGTGAGATTGCTGAAGCTCGTATGGTGGGTATGCGCCAAAATAACTTGCTTAAAAAGAAGCTCTCCATGGAAAACTTGATGATGCAAGCTTCAGAGCCTTCTAAGAAAATTCTCAATATTATCTTACGTGCTGACGTACAAGGCTCTCTTGAAGCCCTAAAAGTAGGGCTGTTAAAGATCTACTCGAAAAAAGCCGAGGTTAATATTATTTCTGCAGGAGTAGGAGAAGTTTCGGAGTCAGACGTACAAATGGCTGCGACCTCCAAAGCGGTCATTATAGGCTTCCACACCCAGATTGAAAGCCATGCGGATGCCCTTATTAGACAACATGGAGTACAGGTTAAAATGCATGACATCATTTACCATGCTATTGATGATGTTAAAGCCATGCTCGTAGATCTGTTAGATAAGATTGCTATTGAAACAGAAAAAGGCAAGTTCCAGGTGAAAGCGCTCTTTAAGTCCTCCCATTATGGACAAATAGCCGGAGGAATTGTTACTGAAGGAGCGATTAATCGTAATAACCAGATGCGCATTATACGCAATGGTCAGCTGATTGGAAAATCATCGATTTCCTCAATAAAACGCGTAAAAGACGATGTACGAGAAGTCCAAAAAGGCCTTGAATGTGGTATAGTTCTTTCCAATTTTGATACCGCACAAGAAGGCGATGTATTTGAAGCGTACGAAGTTACTTACATTACCCAAGAATTATAAAATTCTTTATAGAGGCAGGTAAATCATGGCAAAACAACGCACGGATAGACTGAATTCCCTACTTAAAGAAGTTATCTCAGATGTTATTCGTAAAGACGTGCGCAACCCGCACGTCAATGAGCTTATGACGGTCACAAGGGTAGAGATTACTAAAGACTTACACCATGCCAAAGTATTTGTCAGCGTGATTGGCAATCAAGAGGAAAAAGACCAGACTATCCATGCTCTTGAAACAGCAGCAGGGTTTGTCGCGGTCACCGCCTCAAAAAAAGTGGTCATGCGTTATTTTCCAGAGCTTCACTTTAAGCTTGATGATAGCGTAGATAAGCATATGCGTATCGAGCAGCTCCTCGAAAAAATTAGTAGCGAGCGTGAGTCGCGAGGCAATGATTAATCGTTCAGCAGACTCGATAACTCCTGACCCTCAAGGTATTTTGCTTATAGATAAGCCTATAGGCAAAACATCTTTTAGCCTCGTAGCGGCATTAAGACGTATTCTAGGAGTACGTAAAATCGGTCACGCCGGTACGCTCGACCCTTTTGCCACAGGCGTCATGGTTTTGCTCATCGGACGCAACATGACTAAGCTTTCCGATCGATTTCTATGCGAGGATAAAGAATACCTTGCTCAAGTGCATTTGGGAGAAGCTACTGATACCTACGATTGTGAAGGAACTATCACTTTCCAATCCCCTCTTGTTCCTACTCCCTCTGAAATTAAGGCTATTATCCAAGAATTTCAAGGAGAAATACAACAAATTCCCCCTATGCATTCTGCCAAAAAAGTTAATGGAAAAAAACTTTATGAACTGGCTAGACAAGGAAAAGTTATAGAACGCCAACCTGCCAAAGTGACTCTGCAAGTAGAGATATTAGATTATCACTATCCTTATCTAAATCTTCGGGTGAAATGTTCTAAAGGTACCTACATACGTAGTTTAGCTGATGATATAGGTAAAAAGCTAGGGTGCGGGGCTCATCTTTCCAATCTTAAAAGGACGCGTAGCGGGCCCTTTAAAGTCGAAGATTGCTTAGATGGCAGCCAATTATTTATTGCCTCCCCTGATACTCAAGAAATTAGCAAAGCTCTTTTTTACCCTGCTCTATAGGATATTTCCTAAAACTTTTTTAGCTAATCAATTAGAATTAGCTCCAAAAAAATTCTAATAGATAGCTTATAAGTCATTTATGTTAAAAGATCCTTGCTTTCATCAACCTATCATCCTCATTAATAGCCTTACCAAAAAATTATATTTATTTGCAAGAAAATGTTTTATATGTATGTTGTAGGCAAAGCCCTTACAAAGGAAAAAAAGGGCTGTTTTTAAACCTAGTTACCAACCTAAAGATTAATAAATTCTTCATTATTTTTTGAACCATGAAACTCATTCGCGAACTTCCAGCTACGCCGCTTTTTTCTACCTCTTCTATTCTTACTCTAGGCAATTTTGATGGCATGCACATTGGGCATCAAACCCTCATCAAAAAAGTAGTAGAAACTGCTAAAAGCCAACACAAGGCCAGCGTAGTTTTATCCTTTGAGAATCATCCTTCCGAAGTCCTTTATCCTGATAGGCCGCTAAATAAAATCTGCACTAATGAACATAAAATTCAGCTGATCAAAAATATGGGTGTAGATTTATTAATCTTGCTTAAATTTACTAAAGAATTGTCTGAGCAGAGTGCTGAGCAATTTATTCATCATTTGCAAGCTCTCCTCCCCTTTTCTCATCTTATCCTTGGATGGGACGCTACGTTAGGTAAAGATAGAAAAGGCAATAAAGAAACCATTAAAGGTATTGCAGAAAGAGAACATTTTAGTGTGGAATACATCGAACAGCAAACTGTCGACGAAGTTACTGTTTCTAGCTCCCTGATTCGTAAATCCATTCAAGAAGGGCGATTAGAGACCGCCCAGAAGCTCCTAGGACGCCCTTATAGTGTCTTATCTACCGTTTATAGAGGCCTAGGAAAAGGAAAACAGCTAGACTGCCCTACAGCCAATTTGGACGTCAAAAGTTTGTGTATTCCTCCTTTAGGAGTCTATGCTATTAATATCTTTGTTGATCAGCAGCTGTTTAAAGGCGTGGCGAATCTAGGGATAGCACCCACCGTCCGTGAAGATAAAGTCCCTCTTTTAGAAGCTCATATTTTTGATTATGAGGCTAATCTGTATGGTAAAACTATCGAAGTTATTCTTACTTCTTATTTAAGGCCTGAAAAAAAGTTTGCTAGCCTTGAAGAATTAAAGCTACAAATTCAACAAGACATCTTAAAAGCTAGATCTCTTGGTTAAATTTAAATAAAGAAAGTACTTTATTTATTTTCCTTTTAGCTTGCTATAACCTTCAAGGAAGAAAAAATATTAAAACCTAGTAAAACATCTTATACGCTTTAAAAAACTCAGTCTACATATCCAACTCTCTGAAGTCTGACTTTCAACTTAACAAGAGGGGCTTTATAAAGTGTGGGGCTGCATAAGAAGTAGCTCAAAAGCATATTATATTTTTTCTTCTTAATCACACATACCCTTCCATGACGCTAACAATAGTAAAAAAATATTTTTAAGATTTAGATTGACAAATTATAACGCGTAGCTAAAAGCTTGTAAGTAAAGCATGTAATGCTTTGAAGTGCATGTGAAAATAAAACTAGATAAAAGAAGGATAAGCTTATGAACTTAGAAAGTTCCTCTATTAACTCTTTTATATTTACAACATTTAAGAAATTAGCAAAAGAAAAGCCTTATTTAGGGCTAGGCCCGTATGCAGAAATTAGCTTAAAGATTTTCAAAGAGCTGAGCCAGCAAGATCTCTCTAACGCACGAGGCGTTTGTAAAGAGTGGAAGCAATTGATTGAACAAACTGATGAATGGAAAAGGCTTCATTTAAAGAAAATTAAAAGTAATTTACCAACAAATAATCAGCTTGCTAATAATAAAGCAAATTCCTTAAATCTTTCTCCGCCTCACTGGAGCCGCTCTCAAATAGCTAAATCTTTATGGGATGATCCCTCAACTATTATTAGTGATTCAATAGAAATAAAAGTAAATGCTGTAGCTGCCTATCTACATAAAGAAGGCTTTGAATTAAGAGGTGTTGCAGGTGACGGCGACTGCTTTTTTAGTGCTTTTTTAGGAAGCTATAAAGAACTTCCTAGAAAGATTCCTTTGCTAGACGAGCAAAACGATAAAATCTTTTATTTAAGGCACGTGCTCTCAGACATTTATAGGCACGTTAACAGTAAAAGAGCAAAAGAAATAAGAGAAAAAGGAAGTTGGGTAAGTGGCTTGGGCGAAGGAGATTTATTAGCCCAGGCTTTATCTATTCCTATGAGATTGATCACAGTGAATGAAGACCCTTCGGGATGTGGTATTAATGATATGCTTATCTTTTCAAAAGTAGGCTTAACATCTAAAAAGGATAGATCTAGGGAATGGGAAACTATTCCTCAACAAGAAAGGCCTCAAGAATATATTGTTATTGTGGATTTAGGTGGCCATTTTATCTATGCTCAAAAGCCCTTAAAGCAAGATAAAACTCTTCTTTTAAAGTCGAAAATCTCTTCTAATATTCTTTTTTCTAATTCGCTATCTACAAATAAATTAAAAAAAACCTTAGAAACATTGGAAAGCGAGGAGCTTTTATCAGGCGAGAAGATAAAAGAATTAGAACAAACCTATACTTTAGCTTTACAAATTGCTGTCCAATGGAAAGATCCAATTCAAGAAAGCTTTTGCATAGAAGAATTAGGTGACATTTATCTAAGAAAGCAAACATCGGAAACGCTCCTACAAGCGGCAGGCCTTTATAATTATGCCTTACGCCTAGCTCCTCCACAACGGCAAAAAATTCTTAGGGATAGACTCTCCCAAGTACAAAATTTACTCGTTAAACAATGTAAAGGCAAACCTTTTGATTCCGTGGTAATAGAGAAACAATTTGAACACAATCGCAGCGAATTGAAAAAATTTAGAGAAGAAATAGAGAAGAAAATTCAAACTCTGCCAGAGAACCCTTCTTCCCAAGAGGTGAGAGAGCTTTATGGTGAGATAGCTCAACACATAAAAATTTTCTTCGGACAACTTGTAATACAAGCCGTGCATCAATTAGATACTGCGCCTTGTGAGTATGCCATGATAGGCTTTGGCTCTCTTGCTAGGGAAGAGATGACTCCTTATTCCGACCTAGAGTTTGGTATCCTTATTCAAGAGAACAATCCTATAAATAAGAAGTACTTTAGGAATCTAACAAATCTACTTCACTTAAAGGTTATCAACTTAGGAGAAACTATCCTTCCTGCTTTAAATATTCCTTGCTTAAAAGCCATCAACTTTTTTGATGGCATTACGCCACGGGGCTTTGCCTTCGATGGAGCAGGAGTAGAAGGAAAAGGCTGCAAAACTCCTTTGGGTAATGGTAAGACATTTGAGCTTATCCAAACTCCTGAAAAGATGGCTCAATATGTGGGTAAAGATGATGAAGGCCGGTGGTGGCATGAAAAAGAGCCTCATCTTCCTATGGAATTGCTAAACTTTACTCATTTGTTAGGTAACGAGAAACTAACTAAAGCCTATGATAAAAAAATTCAAGAAATACTCAATACCTCTTATCAAGAAAGCGTTGATCTGCGCCAACATTTAGCCAAGCAGCACCTTATGCTAGCTGATATGGAAGCTTTTAACCCAGGAATGGGTGATTTAGATAGGAATGGCATGCTTTTTCAAGTTAAGAATGATTTTTATCGGTTTCCTCATTTAGCTTTGGATCGGCTAGCCCTTCTTAAAAAAGTAGAAGCTTCCGACACTTTTACTAGGATTGATAAGCTAAGAGAGTTAGAAATTATAACGAAAGGGGCCACTGAAAAGTTAAAGGACTGGATGAGCCTAGCCTTATTCATGCGTCTTAAGACTTATTCT contains these protein-coding regions:
- the infB gene encoding translation initiation factor IF-2 → MAKNLKLTIKNTQIAEAINLGKLKSKIAANKALEDKEEKPVKKSALTKAPKAELNESTKNASVHSPAKEEATPRIRARSKSAFAEGSAPEAKPKVEVAETSRAGEAEDTEEEGIKVKKSSEELRKEIFAEELVELSEKKILEEKPAAEEAFSEAGKNEKPPAPAEKPPLIAKELIPSREEKPVAVSRQEVPIPAIKPMPEYVKLGPTGRHVKDLLPRKPAPRPAYVPPQAPHKHKGEAASALDKEAAAKATKDKFKPKEGEEVAVSDENLPKKTFPGKAKEFRDLKPTRRLEPTRAFDARDRQGLRADDDTSQWRKKRNRQIKQVQEDTTIRPTALKIRTPISIKDLAAEMKLKSSQLISKLFMQGLVVTLNDLLEDETTIQLLGHEFGCEISIDTSEEKRIRITDQSASEEIKQTSPEKLHIRAPVVAFMGHVDHGKTSLIDAIRSSNRAAGEAGAITQHIGAFKCQTAVGEICILDTPGHEAFSAMRARGADVTDIVVLVVAGDEGLRQQTVEAIQHAREAKVTIVVAINKCDKPNFNVENVYRQLAEQELLPEAWGGQTITVNCSAVTKEGINTLLEMLALQAEVLELRADPTNRARGRVLESEMHKGMGAMATMLIQNGTLKIGDSLVFDQYWGRVKTMQDEYGHNIQQAGPSTPVAITGLSGLPEAGQEFIVVKNEKEAREIAEARMVGMRQNNLLKKKLSMENLMMQASEPSKKILNIILRADVQGSLEALKVGLLKIYSKKAEVNIISAGVGEVSESDVQMAATSKAVIIGFHTQIESHADALIRQHGVQVKMHDIIYHAIDDVKAMLVDLLDKIAIETEKGKFQVKALFKSSHYGQIAGGIVTEGAINRNNQMRIIRNGQLIGKSSISSIKRVKDDVREVQKGLECGIVLSNFDTAQEGDVFEAYEVTYITQEL
- the rbfA gene encoding 30S ribosome-binding factor RbfA; the protein is MAKQRTDRLNSLLKEVISDVIRKDVRNPHVNELMTVTRVEITKDLHHAKVFVSVIGNQEEKDQTIHALETAAGFVAVTASKKVVMRYFPELHFKLDDSVDKHMRIEQLLEKISSERESRGND
- the truB gene encoding tRNA pseudouridine(55) synthase TruB, coding for MINRSADSITPDPQGILLIDKPIGKTSFSLVAALRRILGVRKIGHAGTLDPFATGVMVLLIGRNMTKLSDRFLCEDKEYLAQVHLGEATDTYDCEGTITFQSPLVPTPSEIKAIIQEFQGEIQQIPPMHSAKKVNGKKLYELARQGKVIERQPAKVTLQVEILDYHYPYLNLRVKCSKGTYIRSLADDIGKKLGCGAHLSNLKRTRSGPFKVEDCLDGSQLFIASPDTQEISKALFYPAL
- a CDS encoding bifunctional riboflavin kinase/FAD synthetase — translated: MKLIRELPATPLFSTSSILTLGNFDGMHIGHQTLIKKVVETAKSQHKASVVLSFENHPSEVLYPDRPLNKICTNEHKIQLIKNMGVDLLILLKFTKELSEQSAEQFIHHLQALLPFSHLILGWDATLGKDRKGNKETIKGIAEREHFSVEYIEQQTVDEVTVSSSLIRKSIQEGRLETAQKLLGRPYSVLSTVYRGLGKGKQLDCPTANLDVKSLCIPPLGVYAINIFVDQQLFKGVANLGIAPTVREDKVPLLEAHIFDYEANLYGKTIEVILTSYLRPEKKFASLEELKLQIQQDILKARSLG